A region of the Streptomyces sp. NBC_00442 genome:
CCTTCGCCTTCGACGTTCCGCGTGGGCTTGGCCATCAGCGTCTCCTCAGCGATCCGCGTGCGCCCCCCTTGCGATCATAGGCAGCGGGTACCCGGATAGCATCCGGCGCATGCAGCCGCAGCTACAGCAGAGCGTGAGCGAGGGCGTCGCCACCGTAGTCATCAGCAACCCCGCCAAGCGCAACGCGATGACCTCCGCGATGTGGCGCGCGCTTCCGCCGCTGCTCGACGCCCTGGCCACCGACCCGGGCGTACGGGCGCTGGTGCTGACCGGGGCGGGCGACACGTTCTGCGCCGGGGCGGACATCTCCTCGCTGCGCGAGCCCGGCGAGGATCCGAGGGCGCTCGCGGTCCGGGCCGAGGAGGCGCTGGCCGCCTTTCCCCGGCCGACGCTGGCCGTGGTGCGCGGCCACTGCGTGGGCGGCGGCAGCCAGCTGGCGGCCGCCTGCGATCTGCGGTTCGCGCGGCAGGGTGCGCTCTTCGGTGTGACGCCCGCCAAGCTCGGCATCGTCTACCCGGCCTCCTCCACCCGGCGCCTGGCTTCGCTCGTCGGGCCGGCGACCGCCAAGTACCTGTTGTTCTCAGGGGAGTTGATCGACAGCGAGCGGGCGCTGCGCACCGGTCTCGTGGACGAGGTGCTGCCCGAGGGGCGACTGGGCGAGCGGGTGGCCGAGTTCACCCGCCTGCTGGTGTCGCGCTCGCAGCTCACCCAGGCGGCGGCGAAGGAGTTCACGGGCGGCGTTGCCGGACGCGAGGAGTACTGGGCGGAGCAGGAGCTGGGCTGCGGCGACAGCGCGGAGGGAATCGCCGCCTTCCTGGAGCGCAGGCCCCCGCGGTTCGGCTGGCCGCTCAGTCCCGGGGGAACCCGTTCGACCTGAACTGCTCCACCAGGTCGGCGGGGGCCTTGAGGGGCGAGCCGGCGTCGTAGGGCGGCCGCGGGTCGTACTCGATGAGGAGCTGCACGGCCTGCGCGTACCGGTCCCCCGCGATCGCCCCGAGCAGCGTGAGCCCCATGTCGATGCCCGAGGAGACCCCGGCGGCGGTGACGTACTTGCGGTCCATGACGACCCGCTCCCCCGTCGTGTTCACCCCGAACGCGGCGAGCTGGTCGAGGGCGAGCCAGTGCGAGGTCGCCCTGCGCCCCTTGAGGAGTCCGGCCGCGCCGAGCAGCAGCGAGCCGGTGCACACCGAGGTGGTCCAGGTGGAGGCGACGTCGGCGGTGCGCAGCCAGTCCAGGAGCGGCCCGCCGTGCAGGTGCGGCTCGACGGCCCCGGGCGGGGCGCCCGGCACGACCACGATGTCGGGCCGCAGCACCTCGGCGAAGGCCTTCTCGGCGACGAGGGTCAGACTGCCGCTGTCGTTGCGGACCGGACCGGCCTCTTCGGCGACCAGCACCGTCTCGGCACCGGGAAGCCGGCTGAGGGTCTCGTACGGGCCCACCGCGTCCAGCGCGGTGAACCCGGGGTAGAGGACGACGGCGATCAGCATGGGCTGTCCTTCATCGAAAGGTCGCTGGGGGGGGCGGGCGAGCGCGGTCGTGGTGGTGGTGAGCGGTGGGGCCCGGGGGCGGGGCCTCCGCCGCGTGCCGGCGCGGGGCGTCACCGGGGTTACGTGATCTTCGGGCGGTGCGCCGCCCTGCGTCGCGTGGTGAAGCGCTGCGCGCTGATGCGCCCTGTTCGTGCCGCGGGCTGAAGCCGTTGCGCGCTGGGGCGTTGCGTCGTCGTGGAGGGGAGCAGGCGTCGCGGGGCATCCAGCGGAGGGAGGCGCCGGGCGGGGGCAGGGCGTCAGGCGGGGCAGGGCGCCAGGGGGGCGGAGCGTCAGGCGGGGGCGGGGCGGAAGCGGCGGCGGTACTCGGCCGGGGCGGTGCCCAGTGCCTTGACGAAGGCGCGCCGCATCGCCTCGGGGGTGCCGTAGCCGGCCGCACGGGAGACCTCCCGCACCCCGTCGGGGGTCTCCTCCAGAAGGCGCCGGGCGTGTTCGAGGCGGACCCGCTCGACGTAGCGGCCGGGAGTCGTGCCGGTCTCGGCGTGGAAGGCACGGGCGAAGTGACGCGGGGAGAGCCGGGCGCGCTGCGCGAGCGCCTCCACGGACAGGTCGCCGTCCGGGTGTTCGGTGATCCACTGCTGCAGTTCGCGCAGCGGCTCCCGCCGGGCCGTCTGCGCGGCGAGCTGCGCGCTGAACTGGGCCTGGTTGCCAGGTCTGCGCAGGAACACCACGAGGATGCGGGCGACGGCGAGGGCGGTGTCCCTGCCGTGGTCCTCCTCCACCAGGGCGAGGGCGAGGTCGATCCCCGCGGTGACCCCGGCCGAGGTGGCGATGCGGCCGTCCCGCACGAAGATCGGGTCCGCCTCGACCCGGACCGCGGGGTAGCGGCGGGCCATGTCGGCGCAGGACGCCCAGTGCGTGGTGGCCCGGTGCCCGTCGAGCAGCCCCGCCTCGGCGAGGAGCAGCGAACCCGAGCACACGGAGACCAGGCGCCCGGCGTCCGGCCCGTGCACCCGCAGCCAGTCGACGAGGCCCGGCGCGGGCCGGTGGGCACCGTCGCCGCCCGGGACGAGCAGGACGTCGTCGGCTCCCGCCTCCCCGAGCGCGCAGTCGGCCATGAGGCGCAGCCCGCTGTGCGAGGCGACGGGCGCCCCGTCGAGCGAGGCGAAACGCAGCCGGTAGGCGCCCGGGTCGCCCAGGACGCGGCCGACCATGGCGAACACCTCGGCGGGGCCGGTCACGTCGAGACTCTGGACGCCGTCGAAGAGGACCACGAGGACGGAGCGCTGCGTCATGCTCCCCATCCTTGGGCCCCACCGCGATGGCCGCAATGACAAGAATCCCACCTTTCCTGCCATCAGGACCCGGATACGACCTCCGCCACGCCCCCGAACAGGCCCGCAGCGAGTCCCGACACGCCGCCCGGCGCGAGCCGCGTCGTCGCACGCGGCCCACCCCTTCCCGACGTACCGACCAGTCGGTAACGTTCTGGCCATGAGCTCTCTCCCGCCCCGCGCCGCACGCCGCTGCAACAGCCCCGTCAACTCGCTGCACGCCACGATCTACTTCTCGCCCGACTTCACCCAGGAGCTCGCCGCACTCGGCATCGAGGACCGCGGCGCCGCCTACTTCGCCGGGCGTGCGGCCGCGATGGGAGCGGTGGGGCCGGGTGTCGTGGCCGCCACCTTCTACAACTTCAACCACGCTCTCATCGCCCGGCACCTGCCCGCCGTGTGGCGCACCGCCTCCCCCGAGGCCGTCCTGGCCGCCCGCCTGCGGGCGGTGGACAGCACGCTGCGCATGCTGCTCGGCGAGGAGACCTGCGCCTCCGAAGAGATGGCAGAGGCGGCCCGGCTCGCGCTGCGCGCCGCCGAGGGCTGCACCCGGCACGCCCGCCCGCTGTACGCGGCCCACGCCGACCTGCCCGTGCCCGAGCAGCCGCACCTCGCCTACTGGCACGCGGCGACGCTGCTGCGCGAGCACCGGGGTGACGGCCACCTCACCGCGCTGCTCGACCTCGGGCTCGACCCGCTGGAGGCGCTGGTCAGTCACACCGCTACCGGCAAGGGCATGGCGCCGCGCTGGGTGTTCGCCACGCGCGGCTGGCAGGAGACGGAGTGGGACGCGGCCGCCGCGCGGCTGCGCGAGCGCGGACTGCTGGATACCGAAGGCGAGTTGACCGAGGCCGGGGTGGCGCTCCGCGCCGACCTCGAAGACCGCACCGACCGGCTCGACCTCGCCCCCTACGAACTCCTCGGTGAGCGGGACGTGGCCCGGCTCACCGAACTCGCCAAGGGATTCCTGGTGACGGCGGCCCTGGCAGGCGGCTTCCCGGCCGACCTCGTCGGCAAGGGCTGATCGGCGATTACCGTCGCCGCCTGCCACAATGGCGCCTCAGGCTCAGCGAGAAGGCGGTACGGCAACGTGACGACGTCCATCGAAAGCAGGATCGCCGAGGAACTCGGCGTACGGGAGCGGCAGGTGAAGGCCGCCGTCGAGCTGCTCGACGGCGGATCCACCGTCCCGTTCATCGCTCGCTACCGCAAGGAAGCGACCGAGATGCTGGACGACGCCCAGCTGCGCGCCCTCGAAGAGCGGCTGCGCTACCTGCGGGAGCTGGAGGACCGGCGCGCCGCCGTCCTCGACTCCGTACGGGAGCAGGGCAAGCTCACCGACGCGCTCGAAGCGCAGATCCGGGGCGCCGACACCAAGGCCCGCCTGGAGGACATCTACCTGCCCTTCAAGCCCAAGCGGCGCACCAAGGCGCAGATCGCCCGCGAGGCGGGTCTCGAACCGCTCGCCGACGGCCTCCTGGGCGACCCGTCGGTGGACCCGCTCGTGGCGGCCGCCGCGTTCGTGGACGGCGAGAAGGGCGTCGCCGACGCGGCGGCGGCCCTGGAGGGTGCCCGCGCGATCCTCGCCGAGCGGTTCTCGGAGGACGCCGACCTGACCGGCGAGCTCCGCGAACGCATGTGGACCAGGGGCCGGCTCGCGGCGAAGGTGCGCGAGGGCAAGGAGGAGGCGGGCGCCAAGTTCGCCGACTACTTCGACTTCACCGAGCCGTTCACAGCCCTCCCCTCGCACCGGATCCTCGCGATGCTGCGCGGCGAGAAGGAGGACGTCCTCGACCTCGTCCTGGAGCCCGAGGAGCCGTCGGCCGAGCCCGGCCCTTCGGCGTACGAGAACATGGTGGCGCGCCGCTTCGGCGTCGCCGACCGCGGCCGGCCCGGCGACAAGTGGCTTGCCGACACGGTGCGTTGGGCCTGGCGCACCCGCATCCTGGTGCACCTCGGCATCGACCTGCGGCTGCGCCTTCGCACCGCAGCCGAGGACGAGGCGGTCCGCGTCTTCGCCTCCAACCTGCGCGACCTGCTGCTCGCCGCCCCTGCCGGCACCCGCGCCACACTGGGCCTCGATCCGGGCTTCCGCACGGGCGTGAAGGTGGCGGTGGTGGACGCGACCGGCAAGGCCGTGGCCACCGACGTCATCCACCCGCACGTCCCGGCCAACAAGTGGGACCAGGCACTGGCGAAGCTGGCCGCGCTCTGTCAGGAGCACGCGGTCGAACTGATCGCCATCGGCAACGGCACCGCCTCCCGCGAGACGGACAAGCTCGCCGGTGAACTCATCGCCAAGCACCCGGAGTTGAAGCTCGCGAAGGTGATGGTGTCGGAGGCGGGCGCTTCGGTGTACTCGGCTTCGGCCTTCGCCTCGCAGGAGTTCCCCGACATGGACGTGTCGCTGCGCGGCGCGGTATCCATCGCCCGGCGCCTGCAGGACCCGCTCGCCGAGCTGGTGAAGATCGACCCGAAGTCGATCGGCGTCGGCCAGTACCAGCACGACCTGTCCGAGGTGAAGCTGTCGCGCTCGCTCGACGCGGTGGTCGAGGACTGTGTGAACGGTGTGGGTGTCGACGTCAACACCGCGTCCGTGCCGCTGCTTTCGCGGGTGTCCGGCATCGGCTCGACGCTCGCCGAGAACATCGTGGCGCACCGCGACAACAACGGCCCGTTCCGCTCCCGCCGGGCGCTCAAGGACGTGGCGCGGCTCGGCCCGAAGGCGTACGAGCAGTGCGCGGGCTTCCTGCGGATCCGCGACGGCGACGACCCGCTTGACGCCTCCAGCGTGCACCCCGAGGCGTATCCGGTGGTGCGGCGGATGGTGAAGACCGCGGGCAGCGAGGTCGCGTCGCTCGTCGGCAACACCGGGGTGCTGCGCTCGCTGCGCCCCGACGACTTCGTGGACGACACCTTCGGCCTGCCCACGGTCACCGACATCCTGCGCGAGCTGGAGAAGCCGGGCCGCGACCCGCGTCCGGCGTTCAGGACCGCCACCTTCAAGGAGGGCGTCGAGAAGATCGGCGACCTGGCGCCCGGGATGGTGCTCGAAGGGGTGGTCACCAATGTGGCGGCGTTCGGGGCGTTCATCGACATCGGTGTGCACCAGGACGGGCTCGCCCACGTCTCGGCGCTCTCGAAGACGTTCGTGAAGGACCCGCGGGACGTGGTGAAGCCCGGCGACATCGTCAAGGTGAAGATCCTCGACGTGGACGTGCCGCGCAAGCGGATCTCGCTGACACTCCGGCTCGACGACGACGCGTCCGCGCCGGGCGGCGCGCCCCAGCGCGAGCGGGGCGAACGCGGCGGCCAGGGGCAGGGCGGCCGGCCCCCTCGCCAGCGGCAAGGCCAGGGCCAGGCGCAGGGTGCGGGCCAGAATCGGAGCCAGGGCCAGGCCCAGCGACGTGCGAGTGACGGCGAGAGCCGCGGCGGCGGCCGTCAGGGCGGCGGCCAGGGCCGCGGCTCGGCGCCCGCGCCGGCGAACAGCGCGATGGCGGACGCGCTGCGC
Encoded here:
- a CDS encoding SCO6745 family protein produces the protein MSSLPPRAARRCNSPVNSLHATIYFSPDFTQELAALGIEDRGAAYFAGRAAAMGAVGPGVVAATFYNFNHALIARHLPAVWRTASPEAVLAARLRAVDSTLRMLLGEETCASEEMAEAARLALRAAEGCTRHARPLYAAHADLPVPEQPHLAYWHAATLLREHRGDGHLTALLDLGLDPLEALVSHTATGKGMAPRWVFATRGWQETEWDAAAARLRERGLLDTEGELTEAGVALRADLEDRTDRLDLAPYELLGERDVARLTELAKGFLVTAALAGGFPADLVGKG
- a CDS encoding enoyl-CoA hydratase/isomerase family protein, whose amino-acid sequence is MQPQLQQSVSEGVATVVISNPAKRNAMTSAMWRALPPLLDALATDPGVRALVLTGAGDTFCAGADISSLREPGEDPRALAVRAEEALAAFPRPTLAVVRGHCVGGGSQLAAACDLRFARQGALFGVTPAKLGIVYPASSTRRLASLVGPATAKYLLFSGELIDSERALRTGLVDEVLPEGRLGERVAEFTRLLVSRSQLTQAAAKEFTGGVAGREEYWAEQELGCGDSAEGIAAFLERRPPRFGWPLSPGGTRST
- a CDS encoding DJ-1/PfpI family protein gives rise to the protein MLIAVVLYPGFTALDAVGPYETLSRLPGAETVLVAEEAGPVRNDSGSLTLVAEKAFAEVLRPDIVVVPGAPPGAVEPHLHGGPLLDWLRTADVASTWTTSVCTGSLLLGAAGLLKGRRATSHWLALDQLAAFGVNTTGERVVMDRKYVTAAGVSSGIDMGLTLLGAIAGDRYAQAVQLLIEYDPRPPYDAGSPLKAPADLVEQFRSNGFPRD
- a CDS encoding Tex family protein produces the protein MTTSIESRIAEELGVRERQVKAAVELLDGGSTVPFIARYRKEATEMLDDAQLRALEERLRYLRELEDRRAAVLDSVREQGKLTDALEAQIRGADTKARLEDIYLPFKPKRRTKAQIAREAGLEPLADGLLGDPSVDPLVAAAAFVDGEKGVADAAAALEGARAILAERFSEDADLTGELRERMWTRGRLAAKVREGKEEAGAKFADYFDFTEPFTALPSHRILAMLRGEKEDVLDLVLEPEEPSAEPGPSAYENMVARRFGVADRGRPGDKWLADTVRWAWRTRILVHLGIDLRLRLRTAAEDEAVRVFASNLRDLLLAAPAGTRATLGLDPGFRTGVKVAVVDATGKAVATDVIHPHVPANKWDQALAKLAALCQEHAVELIAIGNGTASRETDKLAGELIAKHPELKLAKVMVSEAGASVYSASAFASQEFPDMDVSLRGAVSIARRLQDPLAELVKIDPKSIGVGQYQHDLSEVKLSRSLDAVVEDCVNGVGVDVNTASVPLLSRVSGIGSTLAENIVAHRDNNGPFRSRRALKDVARLGPKAYEQCAGFLRIRDGDDPLDASSVHPEAYPVVRRMVKTAGSEVASLVGNTGVLRSLRPDDFVDDTFGLPTVTDILRELEKPGRDPRPAFRTATFKEGVEKIGDLAPGMVLEGVVTNVAAFGAFIDIGVHQDGLAHVSALSKTFVKDPRDVVKPGDIVKVKILDVDVPRKRISLTLRLDDDASAPGGAPQRERGERGGQGQGGRPPRQRQGQGQAQGAGQNRSQGQAQRRASDGESRGGGRQGGGQGRGSAPAPANSAMADALRKAGLVDPKGRGGR
- a CDS encoding GlxA family transcriptional regulator; amino-acid sequence: MTQRSVLVVLFDGVQSLDVTGPAEVFAMVGRVLGDPGAYRLRFASLDGAPVASHSGLRLMADCALGEAGADDVLLVPGGDGAHRPAPGLVDWLRVHGPDAGRLVSVCSGSLLLAEAGLLDGHRATTHWASCADMARRYPAVRVEADPIFVRDGRIATSAGVTAGIDLALALVEEDHGRDTALAVARILVVFLRRPGNQAQFSAQLAAQTARREPLRELQQWITEHPDGDLSVEALAQRARLSPRHFARAFHAETGTTPGRYVERVRLEHARRLLEETPDGVREVSRAAGYGTPEAMRRAFVKALGTAPAEYRRRFRPAPA